One window of Biomphalaria glabrata chromosome 6, xgBioGlab47.1, whole genome shotgun sequence genomic DNA carries:
- the LOC106076710 gene encoding centrosomal protein of 290 kDa-like, producing the protein MAPLNWPTIEAVNAKSLSEEQADELFGTLKDGKVGDDFDTVKLKKLFEVCQAVMVNRNQLLEDAMTEAELEAKKAMKKEQELKKEIERAKKELEEIKKHGPSEGGSKDTRYLRGQLQDLEEMNDKLKLEIKDLNRDLNSEKRAAEKYSERINELEKELKETREDNDQMRQDISDYKMQMQSQRDNIVSRRGEDAEFKEKLAKKNRELAETMEELQNMTDANDLLQKRCEDLQRNLEEAITQMDRTSEDYLKLKNVLQQSDAVTDALREENELLKNQVQDLSEQVRSKGEADDAIMVAVNQKVDEWQEIMQEKDIQMVNLQDEIFKLKSQLIAANMDSDKASVSALSEVLKDKDKQIAELTEKVDQYTIEMEKNAALIEDLNNELHKAGSSQGDRMQTKVREFQNENKLLRERLQQAEAENKKADQDCRVKDKELSELLERMRQYEAGEYGLAEAVNEIKEGKNQVKIREREIEELTQYINKAELKINELLDENEELRYKLGMDPKAPMDLTEFRKNKAIRQEEMKALNFTLQREIEMLEEERVADKKKIRKLAQQLGQRAVALGLTAEDMLAVQDYTETLKAKRQVQDEQQSAAVIIRQQVQKEESMIRGKEWDKDYKENVAELHKLEVQVAELRAQNQQLNKDNENLEAGFKEVMQALQKGATESQGDVDSSAPVMQFPAIERMLAAIEAKKVLGNYDTTYFLKEQMDILKGRNEELRNTLREIRVEVTKTSLERDKAFEKIEKLEKDHFMFSEAGAGPGMFQFMKLPEGMAPSSSEVIAHLNEHLIITLQELSQREGVMKKTEAAFENYKRKYAVLRHQQGMLYQEYLKEKSVWQEDMEKYSKQLKELQGQREEDLVRIQEFDRLVDTLSTDDVEVRRRLSEMTRRITVLRVNEKALTRRHAIMEEIETQLRREVERQRNEMGQMEAAVSERIGYLQRYKDMAAFKIAALQKALEDSVPSADLEKVNKQYHNLTEKYRDMLEKGNTLVSKAEALEGLEGEIKQLTADNEVLKKTLEMEKEKLHALEAAMEELHRRGVASGSEVSVTDGDIISISKKITMLEMKELNERQRAEHASHMYQQQHQILHEMESRNKELEEKFAEVTKMNLEMQKIERDMRDELSNSVTKSISDADRKRISVLEETELTLKQEISKLKEMAEIASTQVRTLETQHIAREKEYQSLRQQLLDFQVQSDEKTIIGKLHRHIVQLQVSEGSAIKRLEEAQKKVTKLEAQMLRQEQRVDEKDQTIYHTRQEAQGKARYLRKSLQELRIQFAGAVPLSKQEKFSRSMMQLQQDKAKLEKDLKETREHKNEMEDKLAALSLQQNSLQELIAVLKDGRGAQKVAEWHSKIDGIRLDELKQRRMCAKLQQKVRYLEEIITSHEVTISELEADNVRMMKDYEEKQMRWELRETELERTIITMEKHTAEIAGAASKFELAVGSLPSAKLPVANQLEQAISTIKGNVKVILDTQAENKSLKARNQELEKLLRDSERGILERDKLISELRLRMPATADRDDIIIQAQAKVTQAIKKAETGGIDYESQQALKIAQSTVHSLQQRINQKDETIAKYMILLKQGREDMVQMNQRHEEELRAMQHKIHMNTDLAFSKFKEAARELINKQSSSKTVTAQQLSRLNELEDTVAEQENTISALHEKIKQKEEEILKLHASLSIFNRNLKSEQTRLAEQHGEIVGKKESEIEMVSRENEDLRKEVKLLQDEVAALKDVNQRGPTATMKNMVERLKNQLALKEKQHQALSKALTDLRADMVSQAQVLANDASQEKNIQKIINEHTKQISDQLEDQQTLADRLKKELKKKKDEEGALQTELEDVKEELNKKERTIEKLKASKARLESEVDELEKKMEKITAARSLKAGEFEKQQELDDMRRKCRALEDQLSRQLAAEKPYEQKEEKTKQEDTIRWEESKKWQRTIEKMKVKIKERDKEIETLNGTVNRLKALLERTNREKDIQAPLIQKTSAVSLSAAPGGKLDHEREDLKATIYKLQDEIRTLKHQALMSQDAALEEVQMRNQHLREQLEQMERAMAARPSDSGVSAAEYQKLFLKNQELQRDVLRLNEENIELRFEVESSRKDIPRLKERVQDLQSYVEALKFENGQLTGDSARSSLSSIKRIGESGKSQRELEKTIALLKKVVERVQAENTALKKAPGVVSQEQLNLLKRENDGLKSQLEELRQTMGLELSERYTAQQKGTAKMVNDFDKLRKELAKEKDDNEKLRMKIRSLEVQAEHQDKELRSTKTKLEVEAVKKPSMATLDSQGWKSAVQTRMYEEKIKGMEADLEKKSKQLQDNKVLLRDAAEREQALLREKDDFLQKIAILERFPSGSGAVDSNLMKDYQQSRVRVDRLENEKKELLNELRLARQNQSGSDTSQINDDVLTKASNYDKIMRENIEIHMQLKSVELDKEKLRREVDKLKKELNNFGPEFFEEIEDLKYNYKQSLQHNVLLEDKLKQVAQQFGLSIEIPKKISTK; encoded by the exons ATGGCGCCATTAAATTGGCCAACCATTGAAGCTGTAAATGCCAAGTCACTGTCAGAAGAGCAAGCTGATGAACTGTTTGGAACACTTAAAGAT ggCAAAGTTGGGGATGACTTTGACACAGTTAAGctgaaaaaattatttgaagttTGCCAAGCTGTGATGGTAAACAGAAATCAATTGTTAGAAGATGCCATGACTGAAGCAGAACTTGAAGCCAAAAAAGCCATGAAAAAAG agcaagagttaaagaaagaaattgAACGAGCTAAAAAAGAGTTAGAAGAAATCAAG aAACATGGCCCTAGTGAAGGTGGCTCCAAAGACACGCGCTATCTCAGAGGCCAGCTTCAGGATTTGGAAGAAATGAATGACAAGCTAAAACTGGAGATCAAAGATTTAAACAGGGATTTGAATAGTGAGAAGAGAGCTGCAGAAAAG TATAGTGAAAGAATCAATGAACTGGAAAAAGAACTAAAGGAGACAAGAGAAGAT AATGATCAGATGAGGCAAGACATTAGTGACTACAAGATGCAGATGCAATCTCAAAGAGACAACATTGTTTCCAGAAGAGGGGAAGATGCTGAGTTCAAAGAAAAACTGGCCAAGAAGAACAGAGAGTTGGCAGAAACAATGGAAGAGTTACAG AACATGACAGATGCCAATGACTTGCTTCAGAAAAGATGTGAGGACCTTCAAAGAAATTTGGAAGAAGCCATCACACAGATGGACAGGACTTCagaagactatcttaagctaaaa AATGTTCTACAACAAAGTGATGCTGTGACAGATGCTCTGCGGGAAGAAAATGAACTCCTTAAGAACCAAGTTCAAGATCTCTCAGAACAAGTTCGTTCTAAAGGTGAAGCTGATGATGCAATTATGGTGGCAGTGAATCAAAAAGTAGATGAATGGCAG gAAATAATGCAAGAGAAAGATATTCAAATGGTCAACCTGCAAGATGAGATTTTCAAGTTGAAAAGTCAGCTGATAGCTGCGAACATGGACTCAGATAAAGCTTCCGTCTCTGCGCTTAGTGAG GTAttgaaagataaagataagcAAATAGCTGAGCTGACAGAGAAAGTGGACCAATACACCATTGAGATGGAGAAGAATGCTGCATTGATTGAAGACTTAAACAATGAATTGCATAAAG CTGGCTCATCTCAAGGGGACAGAATGCAAACAAAAGTCAGAGAGTtccaaaatgaaaacaaactctTACGAGAGCGACTCCAACAGGCAGAAGCAGAGAAtaaaaag GCTGACCAAGACTGCAGAGTAAAAGACAAAGAACTGAGTGAGCTGTTAGAGAGAATGAGACAGTATGAGGCT GGAGAGTATGGTTTAGCAGAGGCTGTGAATGAaattaaagaaggaaaaaatcAAGTCAAAATCAGAGAAAG AGAGATTGAAGAGCTAACTCAGTACATCAACAAAGCTGAACTGAAGATCAATGAACTGCTGGATGAGAATGAAGAACTCCGATACAAACTTGGCATGGACCCCAAGGCTCCAATGGACTTGACAGAGTTTAGAAAGAACAAAGCAATCAGGCAGGAGGAAATGAAAGCCTTGAACTTTACTCTCCAGAGAGAG ATTGAAATGTTAGAAGAAGAAAGAGTAGCAGATAAAAAGAAGATTCGAAAACTAGCTCAACAGCTTGGTCAGAG GGCTGTGGCTCTTGGTCTCACTGCAGAGGATATGTTGGCTGTGCAGGACTACACAGAAACTCTCAAAGCTAAAAGGCAAGTTCAAGACGAGCAGCAGTCAGCAGCAGTTATCATTAGACAACAAGTGCAGAAAGAAGAGAGTATGATAAGG GGTAAAGAATGGGACAAAGattacaaagaaaatgttgctGAGCTTCACAAGCTGGAGGTCCAAGTGGCAGAGCTGAGAGCTCAGAACCAACAGTTGAACAAAGACAATGAAAATCTGGAAGCAGGGTTTAAAGAGGTCATGCAGGCTCTGCAGAAGGGAGCAACAGAAAGTCAAG GTGATGTTGATAGTTCAGCTCCAGTCATGCAGTTCCCAGCTATTGAAAGAATGTTGGCT GCTATAGAAGCCAAGAAAGTGCTGGGCAACTATGACACtacttactttttaaaagaacaGATGGATATATTAAAGGGACGTAATGAGGAACTGAGAAATACTTTGCGTGAGATCAGGGTGGAGGTCACTAAAACATCCTTGGAGAGAGATAAAGCTTTTGAGAAG AttgaaaaattagaaaaagatCACTTCATGTTCAGTGAGGCTGGAGCTGGTCCAGGGATGTTTCAGTTTATGAAACTCCCTGAAGGTATGGCCCCGTCGAGCTCAGAAGTGATTGCTCACCTTAATGAGCATCTAATCATAACCCTTCAG gagcTGTCTCAGAGAGAAGGTGTAATGAAGAAAACAGAAGCTGCCTTTGAGAATTACAAAAGAAAGTATGCAGTTCTTCGACACCAACAAGGAATGTTATACCAGGaatatttgaaagaaaaatct gTCTGGCAAGAAGATATGGAGAAATATTCTAAGCAATTGAAAGAACTTCAGGGTCAAAGAGAAGAAGATTTAGTCCGCATTCAAGAATTTgat CGTTTAGTTGATACTCTCAGCACAGATGATGTCGAAGTCAGGAGAAGATTATCTGAGATGACTCGTAGGATCACTGTCCTGAGAGTCAATGAGAAAGCTCTAACTAGAAGGCATGCCATCATGGAAGAAATAGAAACACAGTTGCGAAGG GAAGTGGAACGTCAACGCAATGAAATGGGTCAAATGGAAGCAGCTGTGTCTGAAAGAATTGGTTACCTTCAGAGATATAAA GATATGGCTGCCTTCAAGATTGCTGCCCTACAAAAGGCACTGGAGGACTCTGTGCCCTCAGCTGACCTTGAGAAGGTCAACAAACAGTACCACAACCTGACTGAGAAGTACAGAGACATGCTGGAGAAAGGCAACACACTTGTCTCAAAAGCAGAGGCTTTGGAGGGACTGGAA GGAGAAATCAAACAGCTAACTGCAGATAATGAAGTCTTGAAGAAAACTTTAGAGATGGAAAAGGAGAAACTTCATGCATTAGAAGCAGCCATGGAAGAACTCCACAGAAGAG GTGTAGCCTCTGGTTCTGAagtgagtgtgacagacggtgACATTATCTCCATCTCCAAGAAGATCACAATGCTTGAGATGAAGGAGTTAAATGAACGTCAGAGAGCTGAGCACGCCTCACACATGTACCAGCAGCAGCATCAGATCCTGCATGAGATGGAGAGCAGGAATAAAGAGTTGGAGGAGAAATTTGCTGAG GTAACCAAGATGAATCTTGAAATGCAAAAGATTGAACGAGATATGAGAGATGAATTAAGCA ACTCTGTAACAAAAAGTATCAGTGATGCAGACAGAAAAAGAATTTCTGTGCTAGAAGAAACAGAGCTAACCCTGAAACAAGAAATCTCTAAATTGAAG GAAATGGCTGAGATAGCCTCCACCCAAGTTAGAACTCTAGAAACTCAGCATATTGCCagagagaaagaatatcaaTCTCTGCGACAGCAACTCTTGGATTTTCAAGTTCAGAGTGATGAGAAGACAATTATAG GTAAACTTCATCGCCACATTGTCCAGCTTCAGGTTAGTGAAGGGTCTGCAATAAAACGCTTGGAGGAAGCCCAGAAGAAAGTGACCAAATTGGAGGCCCAAATGTTACGGCAGGAGCAGAGGGTAGATGAAAAAGACCAGACTATCTACCACACCAGGCAGGAAGCACAGGGCAAGGCCAGATACCTCAGGAAATCTTTACAA GAGCTCCGTATACAATTCGCTGGAGCAGTGCCATTGTCTAAACAGGAGAAATTCTCTCGTTCAATGATGCAGTTACAGCAAGATAAAGCTAAGCTTGAAAAAGACTTGAAAGAG ACACGTGAGCATAAGAATGAGATGGAAGACAAGCTGGCAGCTTTGTCTCTCCAACAAAACAGCTTACAAGAACTGATAGCGGTTCTCAAAGATGGCAGAGGGGCTCAGAAAGTAGCAGAGTGGCATTCCAAAATTGATGGTATAAGGCTGGATGAGTTAAAACAGAGACGAATGTGTGCCAAGCTACAGCAgaaa GTGAGATATTTGGAAGAAATTATTACATCTCATGAAGTGACAATCTCAGAATTGGAAGCTGACAATGTTAGAATGATGAAG GATTATGAAGAGAAACAGATGAGGTGGGAGCTGAGAGAGACAGAGCTGGAGAGAACAATCATCACTATGGAGAAACATACAGCAGAAATAGCTGGAGCTGCATCGaaa TTTGAGCTAGCTGTAGGTTCATTGCCTAGTGCCAAACTTCCTGTGGCCAATCAACTTGAACAAGCAATATCAACTATTAAAGGAAATGTCAAGGTCATCCTGGACACACAGGCAGAAAATAAGTCTCTGAAAGCT AGAAACCAAGAGCTGGAAAAGCTACTGCGTGACTCAGAGCGTGGCATTCTGGAGAGAGATAAACTCATCTCTGAGTTGAGACTTCGCATGCCAGCAACTGCTGACAGGGATGACATAATTATCCAGGCTCAAGCTAAAGTAACTCAGGCCATCAAGAAGGCTGAGACAGGTGGCATCGACTATGAAAGTCAGCAAGCTTTAAAGATAGCTCAAAGTACTGTGCACAGTTTGCAG caacGTATAAACCAAAAAGATGAAACAATCGCCAAATACATGATCCTGTTGAAACAAGGTCGGGAAGACATGGTGCAAATGAACCAACGCCATGAAGAAGAGCTACGAGCCATGCAACACAAGATTCATATGAACACTGACCTAGCTTTTAGCAAGTTTAAAGAAGCTGCTCGTGAATTGATCAACAAACAATCCAGCTCAAAGACTGTCACTGCTCAGCAG tTGTCCAGACTGAATGAACTAGAAGATACTGTGGCGGAACAAGAAAATACAATCTCAGCTCTTCATGAGAAGATCAAGCAGAAGGAAGAGGAGATCTTAAAGTTACACGCCAGTCTTTCAATATTTAACAGGAATCTCAAGTCAGAGCAAACAAG ATTGGCTGAACAACATGGGGAGATAgttggaaagaaagaaagtgagatTGAGATGGTCAGTAGAGAGAATGAAGATCTGAGAAAAGAAGTCAAGCTGTTACAGGATGAGGTGGCAGCCCTCAAAGATGTGAATCAGCGAGGACCAACAGCCACCATGAAAAATATGGTTGAAAGACTGAAGAATCAGTTAGCactcaaagaaaaacaacaccAG GCTCTTAGCAAGGCTTTAACTGACCTACGAGCGGATATGGTCAGCCAGGCACAGGTGTTGGCCAATGATGCATCGCAAGagaaaaatattcagaaaaTTATCAATGAACACACTAAACAGATTTCA GACCAACTTGAGGACCAACAGACTCTTGCTGACAGATTGAAGAAAGAACTGAAGAAAAAGAAGGATGAAGAAGGAGCACTACAAACAGAACTTGAAGATGTCAAAGAAGAATTAA ataagaaagaaagaacaatTGAGAAGCTCAAAGCATCAAAGGCTCGACTAGAATCTGAAGTGGATGAGCTGGagaaaaaaatggagaaaataaCAGCTGCTAGAAGTTTG aaagCTGGTGAGTTTGAAAAGCAACAAGAGCTAGACGACATGAGGAGAAAATGTAGAGCCCTGGAGGATCAACTGAGTCGACAACTAGCAGCGGAGAAGCCTTATGAgcaaaaagaagagaaaaccAAA cAAGAAGATACCATCAGATGGGAGGAAAGCAAGAAATGGCAGAGGAcgattgaaaagatgaaagttaaaattaaagaaagagACAAGGAGATAGAGACATTGAATGGGACTGTGAACAGGCTGAAGGCCTTGCTGGAAAG aaccaacagagagaaagatatcCAGGCTCCTCTGATTCAGAAGACATCAGCTGTAAGTCTGAGTGCTGCTCCTGGGGGCAAACTAGATCATGAGAGAGAGGATCTCAAGGCAACTATTTACAAGCTTCAAGATGAG ATAAGAACTCTCAAACACCAGGCATTGATGAGCCAAGATGCAGCACTGGAAGAAGTACAGATGAGAAATCAACATTTAAGAGAACAACTAGAACAGATGGAGAGGGCAATGGCTGCCAGGCCCTCA GATTCTGGAGTTTCTGCAGCAGAGTATCAAAAACTGTTTTTGAAGAACCAGGAGCTCCAGAGAGACGTACTACGTCTGAATGAGGAAAATATAGAACTGAGATTTGAAGTTGAGTCATCTCGGAAAGATATTCCAAGATTAAAG GAAAGAGTTCAAGACCTTCAGAGTTATGTTGAAGCTCTGAAATTTGAAAATGGCCAACTGACAGGTGACTCCGCTAGGTCTAGTCTGTCTAGCATTAAAAGA ATTGGTGAGAGTGGCAAAAGTCAGAGAGAACTTGAGAAAACAATTGCATTGTTAAAGAAAGTTGTAGAAAGGGTTCAAGCAGAGAACACAGCACTGAAAAAAGCCCCAGGAGTTGTCAGTCAGGAGCAGTTGAACTTACTGAAGAGAGAAAATGATGGTTTAAAG AGTCAACTAGAAGAACTACGTCAAACAATGGGACTTGAACTAAGTGAAAGATACACTGCACAACAGAAAGGTACGGCCAAGATGGTGAACGATTTTGACAAGTTAAGGAAAGAGCTAGCCAAG GAGAAAGATGACAATGAAAAGCTCAGAATGAAGATCAGATCTCTAGAAGTTCAAGCTGAACACCAAGATAAAGAGCTGAGAAGTACCAAGACTAAACTGGAGGTGGAGGCTGTCAAAAAGCCAAGTATGGCAACTCTAGATTCTCAAGGCTGGAAGTCTGCTGTACAAACAAGAATGTATGAAGAAAAAATCAAAGGAATGGAAGCAGACTTGGAgaaaaag agTAAACAGCTTCAAGACAACAAAGTTTTATTGAGAGATGCAGCAGAGAGAGAACAAGCTTTGCTCAGAGAAAAAGATGATTTCTTacaaaag aTTGCAATTCTAGAAAGATTTCCTTCTGGCAGTGGAGCTGTGGATAGTAACTTGATGAAAGATTATCAACAAAGCAG agtTCGTGTTGATCgtttagaaaatgaaaagaaagaattGTTGAATGAATTACGATTAGCTAGACAGAACCAATCAGGCTCCGACACGTCACAG ataaatgATGATGTCCTGACAAAAGCAAGCAACTACGATAAAATAATGAGAGAAAATATAGAAATCCACATGCAACTCAAGTCAGTGGAGTTAGACAAAGAGAAGCTGAGGAGAGAAGTGGACAAA ttaaaaaaagaattaaataattttggACCAGAGTTTTTTGAAGAAATTGAAGACTTGAAATATAActacaaacaaagcttacagcaCAATGTTTTGTTAGAGGACAAATTGAAGCAAGTGGCTCAGCAGTTTGGACTATCTATAGAGATACCGAAAAAGATTTCTACCAAATAA